A genomic window from Triticum urartu cultivar G1812 chromosome 7, Tu2.1, whole genome shotgun sequence includes:
- the LOC125518450 gene encoding uncharacterized protein LOC125518450 translates to MYPCWPGLLSTNAAAVDMLSRLSDRFNKLVCGVLPTDGAVVDGSRGGLISPLLFASGRSAEQPGCLSSPSVAAFTRETDGDAEAELPCLAFGSEDGFQVFSFAENRMRSDEVAMRLARGRRHVPSPHGGKVFVTDMCGRHPCHLVDPFTGERTPLPDLPVPLSEEEPMPVLETDRSEPRYRLSTDDAFAWDWSPHGVIVARGDTVFFCKAGGDEWTPVHRSSHGSAMTVNYRGGFFFVLEELSLRTAVIDAETLDRSAEIDPPPRDGGVHLAFLVTSTDNVLLLVSRDGYRSTFTHAYRAHRPRQDGPVQWEQVKNIGDRTVFVDGAHGFTVRAGGRVRRNCVYVSKTVELDDDGGMARVVAVSPLNDLRKVALAEGGEALRRCKIEPVWGISHWMICNHGPSPSLGSSNHSNLALEH, encoded by the coding sequence ATGTACCCGTGCTGGCCTGGTCTACTCAGCACcaacgccgccgccgtcgacaTGCTGTCAAGGCTGTCCGACAGGTTCAACAAGCTCGTCTGCGGCGTCCTGCCGACGGACGGCGCCGTCGTCGACGGGTCGCGCGGAGGGCTCATCTCCCCGCTGCTGTTCGCGTCGGGAAGGTCGGCTGAGCAGCCCGGATGCCTGTCGAGTCCGTCCGTCGCCGCGTTCACGCGGGAGACCGATGGTGACGCGGAGGCCGAGCTGCCGTGCCTGGCGTTCGGATCGGAGGACGGCTTCCAGGTCTTCTCCTTCGCCGAGAACCGCATGCGCAGCGACGAAGTCGCGATGCGGCTGGCGCGCGGCCGCCGGCACGTGCCGTCCCCGCACGGAGGGAAGGTGTTCGTCACGGACATGTGCGGCCGCCACCCGTGCCACCTCGTCGACCCGTTCACGGGCGAGCGGACGCCGCTCCCCGACCTGCCCGTCCCGCTCTCCGAGGAGGAGCCGATGCCGGTGCTCGAGACTGACCGGAGCGAGCCCCGGTACCGGCTGTCGACGGACGACGCGTTCGCGTGGGACTGGTCGCCGCACGGCGTCATCGTTGCGCGCGGCGACACGGTGTTCTTCTGCAAGGCGGGAGGCGACGAGTGGACGCCGGTGCACCGGTCGAGCCACGGCTCGGCCATGACCGTGAACTACCGCGGCGGCTTCTTCTTCGTGCTCGAGGAGCTGTCGCTGCGCACCGCCGTCATCGACGCCGAGACCCTGGACCGCTCCGCCGAGATCGACCCGCCGCCTCGCGACGGCGGCGTACACCTGGCGTTCCTCGTGACCTCCACCGACAACGTGCTCCTGCTGGTGAGCCGCGACGGGTACAGGTCGACCTTCACCCACGCGTACCGCGCGCACAGGCCGCGGCAGGACGGGCCCGTCCAGTGGGAGCAGGTGAAGAACATCGGCGACCGCACGGTGTTTGTCGACGGCGCGCACGGCTTCACCGTTCGCGCCGGCGGGCGCGTGAGGAGGAACTGCGTCTACGTGTCCAAGACCGTGGAGCTGGACGACGATGGCGGCATGGCGCGCGTGGTCGCCGTGTCTCCGCTGAACGACCTGAGGAAGGTGGCGCTGGCGGAGGGAGGCGAGGCGCTAAGACGCTGCAAGATAGAGCCGGTGTGGGGAATATCGCATTGGATGATCTGTAACCATGGACCGTCGCCGTCGTTAGGTTCATCAAATCATAGCAATCTAGCATTAGAGCACTAG
- the LOC125525402 gene encoding codeine O-demethylase-like: MADESWRLPNSVQQLAATVQEPPSRYLLREHEDLGGHLAGAELPELIPTIDLDLLSASNDAEEATKLRSALQSWGFFKVSNHGMETSLMDSVMTASREFFHLPHEEKKKCSNLIGGKHFQVEGYGNDQVKTQDQILDWSDRLHLRIEPEGGRNLAHWPTHPKSFRDDLHEYALRCKRIKGEILRAIAKLLELDEDCFVNQFNSNARTYARFNYVPPCPRPDLVLGVKPHTDFSVLTVLLMDKDVAGLQYLRDGTWYNVPAVCKHTLLINIGFAMEIMTNGIFTGPVHRVVTNADKERISVAMFYGVDPDQEIGPIAHLLSDEQPARYRKMKAKDLLVTQLEHFSQGRGARIADAFKI; encoded by the exons ATGGCTGATGAGTCATGGAGGTTGCCAAACTCTGTGCAGCAACTGGCTGCAACCGTGCAAGAGCCGCCGAGCCGGTACTTGCTTAGAGAGCATGAAGATCTTGGCGGGCACCTGGCTGGTGCCGAGTTACCAGAGCTGATCCCAACCATAGATCTCGACCTACTATCTGCATCCAACGATGCAGAGGAAGCCACCAAGCTGCGATCTGCGTTGCAGAGCTGGGGATTCTTCAAG GTTTCTAACCATGGAATGGAGACCTCTTTGATGGATTCTGTGATGACTGCATCAAGGGAATTTTTTCACCTACCACATGAAGAGAAGAAAAAATGCAGTAACCTGATAGGCGGGAAACATTTCCAGGTAGAAGGGTATGGAAATGACCAGGTGAAAACTCAAGATCAGATTTTAGACTGGTCTGATCGTCTGCATCTTAGAATTGAGCCAGAGGGTGGGAGAAACCTTGCACATTGGCCAACACATCCCAAATCTTTCAG GGATGATCTGCACGAATACGCATTGAGATGCAAGAGAATCAAAGGCGAAATCCTTAGGGCAATAGCCAAGCTTTTGGAGCTTGATGAAGACTGCTTCGTTAATCAGTTTAACAGTAATGCACGCACTTATGCTAGATTCAACTACGTCCCGCCGTGTCCAAGACCTGATCTTGTCCTGGGCGTCAAGCCTCACACGGATTTCTCTGTTCTCACGGTTCTTCTCATGGACAAAGATGTCGCTGGGCTGCAATATCTTAGAGATGGAACCTGGTACAATGTTCCAGCTGTGTGTAAGCACACCCTGCTGATCAACATTGGTTTTGCAATGGAG ATAATGACCAACGGGATCTTCACAGGGCCAGTGCATAGAGTTGTGACTAATGCCGATAAAGAGAGGATATCAGTGGCCATGTTCTATGGTGTGGACCCTGATCAAGAGATTGGGCCAATAGCTCATCTGTTGAGTGATGAGCAACCGGCACGGTACAGGAAAATGAAGGCCAAGGACTTACTAGTCACGCAACTTGAACATTTCTCTCAAGGCCGAGGAGCACGAATAGCCGATGCATTCAAGATCTAA
- the LOC125522134 gene encoding uncharacterized protein LOC125522134: METRSGRRRSPPPPPPPHVAHRRRSPQDADLISDLPDDVLLLVLVRLRCVRAAARTGLLSRRWRGLWTCLPDLTFRGVPPATVESALASFAASPTLPLLDICIRVGHTAAQASSLLRAAAVLSPAELFFDFPGSSKVVLSQMDRIELPCFDRTILIKLETWFCVMPPPAGEFTALERLSLKACILNLGTFTPQSAGEFPALKTLALDGDIVDLGTFLNRCPRLHNITRLSWQELVFTHLIDTLYDQKYRNVNLPCFPHAVSIKIKLYQICFTRLLGGKFSKLDSMILKGCIIHDLSTLVSLCPCLRVLKVKAGMSKCEITIHSTSLQEIVLYYYTECRGVDIVTPMLKQLTMDFEADKDINVFISAPMLESVSLERSYIGLPIVFDFWHLHSLSLDRQGLVRNNHVLYVSMYALNSSSVELDFAQEIEKILITDFSVLDLSLEAKGHVYGATLLRLFSVPRVHTGLKLLKVILLRLRKSEVVQSCPGNCQCDSPKNWRSQSISMVHLEEVEIKGLKGEDHDFDVLKLILRCAPSLKRMTVELETGIKSHGHGDCTKEINSISLEYPSVDFHVYLQGNQQHAFSSRS, from the exons ATGGAAACGAGATCGGGGCGTCGCCGCTCGcctccaccgccaccgccgccgcatgTAGCTCACCGCCGCCGTAGTCCACAAGATGCCGACCTCATCAGCGACCTCCCCGACGATGTCCTCCTCCTGGTGCTGGTGCGCCTGCGCTGCGTCCGTGCCGCCGCGCGCACCGGGCTCCTCTCGCGCCGGTGGCGCGGCCTCTGGACCTGCCTCCCGGATCTCACCTTCCGTGGCGTCCCGCCCGCCACCGTTGAATCGGCGCTCGCCAGTTTCGCTGCTTCGCCGACATTGCCCCTCCTCGACATCTGCATCCGGGTGGGACATACAGCTGCCCAAGCCAGCTCGTTGCTGCGCGCCGCCGCTGTACTctctccggcggagctattcTTCGACTTCCCGGGGTCTAGTAAGGTAGTTCTGAGCCAGATGGACCGCATCGAGCTGCCGTGCTTCGACCGCACCATATTGATCAAGCTGGAGACCTGGTTCTGCGTCATGCCGCCGCCGGCCGGCGAGTTCACTGCGCTGGAGAGGCTGTCCCTCAAAGCCTGCATCCTGAACCTTGGCACCTTTACGCCACAGTCAGCTGGCGAGTTCCCCGCGCTCAAGACGCTGGCCCTTGACGGCGACATTGTTGACCTTGGCACCTTCCTGAACCGCTGCCCACGATTGCACAACATCA CGAGGCTCTCCTGGCAAGAGCTCGTCTTCACTCACCTAATTGACACACTATATGACCAGAAGTATAGGAATGTCAACCTGCCCTGTTTTCCCCATGCCGTCTCGATCAAGATTAAACTGTATCAAATCTGCTTCACACGGCTTCTTGGTGGCAAGTTCTCCAAGCTCGACAGTATGATCCTTAAAGGATGCATCATCCACGACCTTAGCACCTTGGTTTCCCTCTGCCCATGCCTTCGTGTGCTGAAGGTGAAGGCAGGTATGTCCAAATGTGAGATCACGATCCATTCAACATCGCTGCAGGAGATTGTCCTGTATTACTATACGGAATGCCGTGGCGTTGACATTGTGACTCCCATGCTTAAGCAATTGACAATGGATTTTGAGGCTGACAAAGACATCAATGTGTTCATATCGGCACCAATGCTGGAGAGTGTCTCGTTGGAACGCTCTTATATAGGTTTGCCCATTGTGTTTGATTTTTGGCACCTTCACTCTCTGAGCTTAGATAGACAGGGGTTGGTCAGAAACAACCATGTCCTCTATGTTTCCATGTATGCCTTG AATTCCTCGAGTGTAGAACTGGACTTTGCCCAAGAAATAGAGAAAATTCTGATTACCGACTTCTCTGTATTGGACCTAAGCCTCGAGGCAAAGGGGCACGTGTATGGGGCAACTTTGTTGCGTCTCTTTAGCGTGCCCCGGGTTCATACTGGTTTGAAATTGCTGAAGGTCATCCTACTGAGATTGAGGAAGTCCGAG GTGGTACAATCATGCCCAGGGAATTGTCAATGTGATTCTCCCAAAAATTGGAGAAGCCAAAGTATCTCCATGGTTCATCTAGAAGAAGTGGAAATCAAAGGCCTAAAAGGAGAAGATCATGACTTTGATGTCTTGAAATTGATTCTTAGATGTGCACCGTCTCTTAAAAGGATGACCGTGGAACTGGAAACTGGGATTAAATCACATGGCCACGGAGATTGCACCAAGGAAATCAACAGCATCTCACTGGAGTATCCTTCCGTGGATTTTCATGTTTATCTCCAAGGAAATCAACAGCATGCGTTTTCATCACGCTCCTAG
- the LOC125525916 gene encoding protein SRG1-like: MMAGGIGVSMESTGGARAPTTVQELAGALAAPVVPARYVARGQHDHDQQPATAVVAPIPVIDLGRLFKLDDTTASAEEAAKLRLALESWGLFLVTNHGVDAAVMDGMMAASREFFQRPPEEKQRYTNLIGGERFQLEGYGTDQVSSPDQILDWSDRLFLKVEPEDERSLALWPAHPETFRDLLDEFTNKCGEVKDGLLRAMSKLLELHDDYFVDQLGERADTYVRFSYYPECPRPELVFGLKPHSDGSVLTVLMVDDVVGGLQLLRDGVWWDVPVVPHTLLVNVGDQTEIISNGIFKSPVHRVVTNAKKERLLVVLFYSARSEREIEPATQLVDEKRPVLYRKIEVKDYIAGLYEHVSQGTMVIDTVKIF, translated from the exons ATGATGGCTGGTGGGATTGGTGTATCTATGGAAAGCACGGGGGGagcgagagcgcccacgacggtGCAGGAGCTGGCCGGCGCCCTCGCCGCGCCCGTCGTGCCGGCCCGGTACGTCGCGCGCGGACAACACGACCACGACCAGCAGCCTGCGACGGCGGTAGTGGCGCCAATCCCTGTCATCGACCTCGGCCGCCTTTTCAAGCTGGACGACACCACCGCTTCTGCCGAGGAGGCAGCGAAGCTCCGGCTGGCGCTTGAGTCGTGGGGTCTCTTCCTG GTGACTAACCACGGCGTAGATGCCGCCGTGATGGATGGCATGATGGCCGCTTCGAGGGAGTTCTTTCAGCGGCCACCGGAAGAGAAGCAGAGATACACCAACCTGATCGGCGGCGAGCGGTTCCAGCTCGAGGGGTACGGGACCGACCAGGTGAGCTCGCCGGACCAGATCCTAGACTGGTCCGACCGCCTCTTCCTCAAGGTGGAGCCGGAGGACGAACGGAGCCTCGCCCTCTGGCCGGCGCATCCCGAAACCTTCAG GGATCTTCTTGACGAGTTCACGAATAAATGTGGGGAAGTGAAGGATGGTCTGCTCCGGGCAATGTCAAAGCTGCTGGAGCTCCACGATGACTACTTCGTGGACCAGCTTGGGGAGAGAGCTGACACTTATGTTAGATTCAGCTACTACCCAGAGTGCCCAAGGCCGGAGCTCGTGTTCGGCCTTAAGCCCCACTCTGATGGGAGTGTTCTTACCGTGCTCATGGTCGATGACGTTGTTGGTGGCCTGCAACTCCTTAGAGACGGCGTTTGGTGGGATGTACCGGTCGTGCCCCACACCCTACTGGTCAACGTAGGAGACCAAACTGAG ATAATAAGCAATGGGATCTTCAAAAGCCCTGTGCATAGGGTTGTCACAAATGCTAAGAAAGAGAGGTTATTAGTGGTTTTGTTCTACTCCGCTCGTTCTGAAAGAGAGATCGAGCCAGCTACTCAGCTGGTAGACGAGAAGAGGCCGGTGTTGTACAGAAAGATCGAGGTCAAGGACTACATTGCTGGACTCTATGAACATGTCTCTCAAGGGACAATGGTTATCGACACGGTGAAAATATTCTAA